The following coding sequences lie in one Micromonospora sp. R77 genomic window:
- a CDS encoding proline dehydrogenase family protein produces the protein MLRSVILAASRSSQVERLVATAPFTRDVVRRFVAGAGTDDALRATRELVADGLAVTLDNLGEDTVTPEQANATRDEYLKLLSMLHGSGLTPAAEVSVKLSALGQKFDEQLAYDNARAICVAADAAGTTVTLDMEDHTTTDSTLDVLAKLRKDFPATGAVLQAYLRRTESDCRELAGSGSRVRLCKGAYKEPESVAYQSAREVDKSYVRCLNVLMSGEGYPMLATHDPRLIAIGEDRARWFDRGPDRFEFQMLYGIRPEEQARLVGEGYTVRTYLPYGEDWYGYLMRRLAERPANLMFFGRALVSKK, from the coding sequence ATGCTCCGTTCCGTCATCCTCGCCGCCTCCCGGTCATCCCAGGTCGAGCGGCTCGTCGCGACGGCTCCCTTCACCCGGGACGTCGTCCGCCGGTTCGTCGCCGGCGCCGGCACGGACGACGCGTTGCGCGCGACCCGCGAACTCGTCGCCGACGGCCTTGCGGTCACCCTCGACAACCTCGGCGAGGACACCGTCACCCCCGAGCAGGCCAACGCCACCCGGGACGAATACCTCAAGTTGCTGTCGATGCTGCACGGCTCGGGCCTGACCCCGGCGGCGGAGGTGAGCGTCAAGCTCTCCGCCCTCGGCCAGAAGTTCGACGAGCAGCTCGCCTACGACAACGCGCGGGCGATCTGCGTGGCGGCCGACGCGGCGGGCACCACGGTCACCCTGGACATGGAGGACCACACCACCACCGACTCGACCCTGGACGTGCTGGCCAAGCTGCGGAAGGACTTCCCGGCGACCGGTGCGGTGCTCCAGGCGTACCTGCGGCGGACCGAGTCGGACTGCCGGGAGCTGGCCGGGTCGGGGTCGCGGGTGCGGCTGTGCAAGGGGGCCTACAAGGAGCCCGAGTCGGTGGCCTACCAGTCGGCCCGCGAGGTGGACAAGTCGTACGTGCGCTGCCTGAACGTGCTGATGTCCGGCGAGGGCTACCCGATGCTGGCCACTCACGACCCGCGCCTGATCGCCATCGGCGAGGACCGGGCCCGCTGGTTCGACCGTGGCCCGGACCGCTTCGAGTTCCAGATGCTCTACGGCATCCGCCCCGAGGAGCAGGCCCGCCTGGTGGGCGAGGGTTACACGGTCCGCACCTACCTGCCCTACGGCGAGGACTGGTACGGCTATCTGATGCGCCGGCTGGCCGAGCGCCCGGCCAACCTCATGTTTTTCGGTCGGGCCCTGGTCTCGAAGAAGTAG
- a CDS encoding glutathionylspermidine synthase family protein has product MRREASTPRPDWDDTIRSQGLVYVDTELPDGEIMSYWDETAAYAFELDEVLRLEEATEELHRMSVAAAEHVVARHRYAEFGIPAWAAEAVARSLREAPPTLYGRFDLWYDGSWPPKLLEYNADTPTSLVEAGIIQWFWLEETHPTADQWNSLHERLVGAWAKIGAGLHDRRVHVVWSNEEESGEDQITAGYLAETARQAGLDVTLLPIQQIGWDGRRFVDATDRPVTTCFKLYPWEWMLAEPYGPLALEPGTPTTWIEPAWKLLLSNKALLAVLWELFPGHDYLLPAYLDSPRGMSEYVAKPLLGREGGSVRIVTGDTEFTNPGIYGDEGFCYQEFRALPEFAGNRTVLGSWIVDGESAGVGVRESESLITDGYARFLPHYIDTPRTP; this is encoded by the coding sequence GTGCGGCGCGAGGCCAGCACCCCCCGCCCCGACTGGGACGACACCATCCGCTCCCAGGGCCTGGTGTACGTCGACACCGAACTGCCCGACGGCGAGATCATGTCCTACTGGGACGAGACCGCCGCGTACGCCTTCGAGCTGGACGAGGTGCTGCGGCTGGAGGAGGCGACCGAGGAGCTGCACCGGATGTCGGTGGCCGCCGCCGAGCACGTGGTGGCCCGCCACCGGTACGCCGAGTTCGGCATCCCGGCCTGGGCCGCCGAGGCGGTGGCCCGCTCGCTGCGGGAGGCGCCACCGACGCTCTACGGCCGCTTCGACCTCTGGTACGACGGCTCCTGGCCGCCGAAGCTGCTGGAGTACAACGCCGACACCCCGACCTCGCTGGTCGAGGCGGGCATCATCCAGTGGTTCTGGCTGGAGGAGACCCACCCCACCGCGGACCAGTGGAACAGCCTGCACGAGCGGCTCGTCGGTGCCTGGGCGAAGATCGGCGCCGGCCTGCACGACCGGCGGGTGCACGTGGTCTGGTCCAACGAGGAGGAGTCCGGCGAGGACCAGATCACCGCCGGCTACCTGGCCGAGACCGCCCGCCAGGCCGGGCTGGACGTCACGCTGCTGCCGATCCAGCAGATCGGCTGGGACGGCCGGCGCTTCGTCGACGCCACCGACCGTCCGGTCACCACCTGCTTCAAGCTCTATCCGTGGGAGTGGATGCTGGCCGAGCCGTACGGGCCGCTGGCGCTGGAGCCGGGCACCCCGACCACCTGGATCGAGCCGGCCTGGAAGCTGCTGCTGTCCAACAAGGCGCTGCTGGCCGTGCTCTGGGAACTCTTCCCCGGCCACGACTACCTGCTCCCGGCGTACCTGGACTCGCCGCGCGGGATGTCGGAGTACGTGGCGAAGCCGCTGCTCGGCCGGGAGGGCGGCTCGGTCCGGATCGTCACCGGCGACACCGAGTTCACCAATCCTGGCATCTACGGCGACGAGGGCTTCTGCTATCAGGAGTTCCGGGCGCTGCCGGAGTTCGCCGGCAACCGGACCGTGCTGGGCAGCTGGATCGTCGACGGCGAGTCCGCCGGCGTCGGCGTACGGGAGAGCGAGAGCCTCATCACGGACGGTTACGCGCGGTTCCTCCCGCACTACATCGACACGCCGCGCACCCCGTGA
- a CDS encoding CGNR zinc finger domain-containing protein: MNFDAYARTGVDLVNARLDDLDDLRALFPDENAWMRDEVAERDLAIFRRAQKRLRDVFEYGTSGRDTQAVAELNAMLEAFPVQPRISGHDSSDWHMHVTSRGASVSAEYLAGAAWGLSVWLCEYGSARFGVCADDRCGNVYLDTSSNCCRRFCSERCATRSHVAAHRARKRAAVGEQVTVTSTADALTPVS; encoded by the coding sequence GTGAACTTCGACGCGTACGCCCGGACCGGCGTTGACCTCGTCAACGCCCGCCTGGACGACCTCGACGACCTGCGAGCCCTCTTCCCCGACGAGAACGCGTGGATGCGCGACGAGGTCGCGGAGCGGGACCTGGCGATCTTCCGGCGGGCGCAGAAGCGGCTCCGCGACGTCTTCGAGTACGGCACCTCGGGGCGGGACACGCAGGCGGTGGCCGAGCTGAACGCCATGCTGGAGGCGTTCCCGGTGCAGCCGCGCATCTCCGGCCACGACTCCAGCGACTGGCACATGCACGTGACCAGCCGGGGCGCGTCGGTCAGCGCCGAATACCTGGCCGGGGCGGCCTGGGGCCTGTCGGTCTGGCTGTGTGAATACGGCAGCGCCCGGTTCGGGGTCTGCGCCGACGACCGGTGCGGCAACGTCTATCTGGACACCTCGTCGAACTGCTGCCGGCGGTTCTGCTCGGAGCGCTGCGCCACCCGCTCGCACGTGGCCGCGCACCGGGCCCGCAAGCGGGCCGCCGTCGGCGAACAGGTCACCGTCACGTCGACCGCCGACGCCCTGACCCCGGTCAGCTGA
- a CDS encoding sugar phosphate isomerase/epimerase yields the protein MTSRVPVLLSSSSVFPERTAAAFQLAAALGYDGVEVMVWTDVVSQDPGALRGLSAHYGVPVLSVHAPCLLVTQRVWSPDPWERLRKAAELAETLEAPTVVVHPPFTWQRDYARNFADGLDRIAGQFGGLRFAVENMYPVRMAGRQFVPYVPGWDPTDTGYASYTLDLSHCAASHTDALAMADRMGAGLAHVHLGDGTGEGRDEHLVPGRGSQPCAELLRSLAGRGFTGSVAVEVTTRGAKSRAVREADLREALEFARANLTAPSPVDA from the coding sequence GTGACTTCCCGCGTCCCGGTGCTCCTCTCCAGTTCCTCGGTCTTCCCTGAGCGGACCGCGGCGGCGTTCCAGCTCGCCGCGGCGCTCGGCTACGACGGCGTCGAGGTGATGGTCTGGACCGACGTCGTCAGCCAGGACCCGGGCGCGCTGCGCGGGCTCTCCGCGCACTACGGCGTCCCGGTGCTCTCCGTCCACGCGCCCTGCCTGCTGGTCACCCAGCGGGTGTGGAGCCCCGACCCGTGGGAGCGGCTGCGCAAGGCCGCCGAGCTGGCCGAGACCCTGGAGGCACCCACCGTCGTGGTGCACCCGCCGTTCACCTGGCAGCGGGACTACGCGCGGAACTTCGCCGACGGCCTCGACAGGATCGCCGGCCAGTTCGGCGGGCTGCGCTTCGCGGTGGAGAACATGTACCCGGTCCGGATGGCCGGCCGGCAGTTCGTCCCGTACGTCCCCGGCTGGGACCCCACCGACACCGGGTACGCCTCCTACACCCTCGACCTGTCGCACTGCGCCGCGTCGCACACCGACGCGCTGGCGATGGCCGACCGGATGGGCGCCGGCCTGGCCCACGTGCACCTCGGCGACGGCACCGGCGAGGGGCGCGACGAGCACCTGGTGCCCGGGCGCGGCAGCCAGCCCTGCGCCGAGCTGCTGCGCTCGCTCGCCGGGCGGGGCTTCACCGGCTCGGTCGCGGTGGAGGTCACCACCCGGGGCGCGAAGAGCCGGGCCGTACGCGAGGCCGACCTGCGCGAGGCCCTGGAGTTCGCCCGCGCCAACCTGACCGCCCCGTCCCCGGTCGACGCCTGA
- a CDS encoding Ppx/GppA phosphatase family protein — protein MRLGVLDVGSNTVHLLVVDAHHGAHPWPAHSEKVVLRLAEQIGPDGALTEAGADGLVKAVSMARAAADGLDADDLLAFATSAVRDATNAAEVLTRVREETGVRLAVLSGADEARMTFLAVRRWFGWSAGRLLAMDIGGGSLELAAGIDEDPAVAVSLPLGAGRLSRERLRVDPAGTLPPPAEAVEELREYVDELLDPVLEKLTEVGWERPVATSKTFRMLARLAGAAPSNAGLWARRSLTRTGLRQVLGFIRHIPPAQLAELEGVSTGRAHQLLAGAVVAEAVLRRLDVETLEICPWALREGVILRRLDQLAPM, from the coding sequence ATGCGACTGGGTGTCCTCGACGTCGGTTCCAACACGGTGCACCTGCTGGTGGTCGACGCCCACCACGGTGCCCACCCCTGGCCGGCACACTCCGAGAAGGTGGTGCTCCGGCTCGCCGAGCAGATCGGCCCGGACGGCGCGCTGACCGAGGCGGGCGCGGACGGGCTGGTCAAGGCGGTCAGCATGGCCCGCGCGGCGGCGGACGGCCTGGACGCCGACGACCTGCTCGCCTTCGCCACCTCCGCGGTCCGGGACGCCACCAACGCCGCCGAGGTGCTGACCCGGGTCCGCGAGGAGACCGGCGTACGGCTGGCGGTGCTCTCCGGCGCGGACGAGGCGCGGATGACCTTCCTCGCGGTCCGGCGCTGGTTCGGCTGGTCCGCCGGTCGGCTGCTGGCGATGGACATCGGCGGCGGGTCGCTGGAACTCGCGGCCGGCATCGACGAGGACCCGGCGGTGGCGGTGTCGCTGCCGCTGGGCGCGGGGCGGCTGAGCCGCGAGCGCCTGCGGGTCGATCCGGCCGGCACCCTGCCGCCGCCCGCCGAGGCCGTGGAGGAACTCCGGGAGTACGTCGACGAGCTGCTCGACCCGGTGCTGGAGAAGCTGACCGAGGTGGGCTGGGAGCGACCGGTCGCCACCTCGAAGACGTTCCGGATGTTGGCCCGGTTGGCCGGCGCGGCCCCGTCCAACGCCGGGCTGTGGGCCCGGCGCAGCCTCACCCGTACCGGGCTGCGGCAGGTGCTCGGCTTCATCCGGCACATCCCACCGGCACAGCTGGCCGAACTGGAGGGGGTCAGCACCGGCCGGGCCCACCAGCTGCTGGCCGGGGCGGTGGTGGCCGAGGCGGTGCTGCGCCGGCTGGACGTGGAGACCCTGGAGATCTGCCCGTGGGCGCTGCGGGAGGGCGTCATCCTCCGCCGGCTGGATCAGCTCGCGCCGATGTGA
- a CDS encoding TetR/AcrR family transcriptional regulator, with product MPAPRTPAGSARERILDTAFRLFYAYGPRGVGVDTVIAESGVAKATLYKHFPSKDDLVLAYLDKVDQAWFGALRSAARDAGDEPRAQLVGMFDALTGACRREGYHGCAFINTAAESPAGSPVHARTVEHKNVVRAWVTDLARRAGAAEPELLARQLTLLLDGGLAGGVLDADPAVAEAAKRTARALVDAALG from the coding sequence ATGCCCGCGCCGCGTACCCCTGCCGGCTCCGCCCGGGAGCGCATCCTGGACACCGCGTTCCGGCTCTTCTACGCGTACGGGCCGCGCGGGGTCGGGGTGGACACGGTGATCGCCGAGTCGGGCGTCGCGAAGGCCACCCTCTACAAGCACTTCCCCAGCAAGGACGACCTGGTCCTGGCCTATCTGGACAAGGTCGACCAGGCGTGGTTCGGGGCGCTGCGGTCGGCCGCCCGGGACGCCGGGGACGAGCCGCGGGCGCAGCTCGTCGGCATGTTCGACGCGCTCACCGGGGCCTGCCGACGGGAGGGCTACCACGGTTGCGCGTTCATCAACACCGCCGCCGAGTCGCCCGCCGGCAGCCCGGTGCACGCCCGTACGGTCGAACACAAGAACGTGGTCCGGGCCTGGGTGACCGACCTGGCCCGGCGGGCCGGCGCGGCCGAACCGGAACTGCTCGCCCGGCAGCTCACCCTGCTGCTCGACGGCGGACTGGCCGGCGGGGTGCTCGACGCCGACCCGGCCGTCGCCGAGGCGGCGAAGCGCACCGCCCGCGCCCTGGTCGACGCCGCCCTCGGCTGA
- a CDS encoding NADPH-dependent F420 reductase, with protein MRIAVLGTGMVGRAIAGRAAELGHEVTVGTRDATAARDDWTEWAAAHPTVTLAGYADATAGAELVVNATSGDGSLPALTAAGEENLAGKVLLDIANPLDFTNGFPPTLSVLNDDSLGERIQRAFPRTRVVKALNTLTADLMVQPRQLADGDHSVFVSGDDAAAKTLVTELLTSFGHTDVIDLGDIGTARGTEMLLPLWLRLYGRLGTGIFNVKVVR; from the coding sequence ATGCGCATCGCAGTACTGGGCACCGGCATGGTCGGCCGGGCGATCGCCGGACGGGCGGCCGAACTGGGCCACGAGGTGACCGTCGGCACGCGGGACGCGACCGCCGCCCGCGACGACTGGACCGAGTGGGCCGCCGCCCACCCCACCGTCACCCTGGCCGGCTACGCCGACGCCACGGCGGGCGCGGAGCTGGTGGTGAACGCGACCAGCGGCGACGGCTCGCTGCCCGCGCTGACCGCCGCCGGCGAGGAGAACCTGGCCGGCAAGGTGCTGCTCGACATCGCCAACCCGCTCGACTTCACCAACGGCTTCCCGCCCACCCTGTCGGTGCTCAACGACGACTCGCTGGGCGAGCGGATCCAGCGGGCGTTCCCGCGGACGAGGGTGGTGAAGGCACTCAACACGCTCACCGCCGACCTGATGGTCCAGCCCCGGCAGCTCGCCGACGGCGACCACAGCGTCTTCGTCTCCGGCGACGACGCGGCGGCGAAGACGCTGGTGACCGAGCTGCTCACCAGCTTCGGCCACACCGACGTGATCGACCTCGGCGACATCGGCACCGCCCGTGGCACCGAGATGCTGCTGCCGCTCTGGCTGCGCCTCTACGGCCGGCTCGGCACCGGCATCTTCAACGTCAAGGTCGTCCGCTGA
- a CDS encoding response regulator transcription factor, whose product MSRVLVVEDEESFSDALSYMLRKEGFEVSVAATGPDALTEFDRTGADIVLLDLMLPEMSGTEVCRQLRQRSHVPIIMVTARDSEIDKVVGLEIGADDYVTKPYSPRELVARIRAVLRRQTAEAAESGAPTLAAGPVRMDIERHVVTVEGAAVQLPLKEFELLELLLRNAGRVLTRGQLIDRVWGADYVGDTKTLDVHVKRLRSKVEPEPSAPRFIVTVRGLGYKFEP is encoded by the coding sequence TTGAGCCGCGTACTGGTGGTCGAGGACGAGGAATCGTTCTCCGACGCCCTGTCCTACATGCTCCGCAAGGAGGGCTTCGAGGTCTCCGTCGCCGCGACGGGGCCGGACGCCCTCACCGAGTTCGACCGGACCGGCGCCGACATCGTGCTGCTCGACCTGATGCTGCCGGAGATGTCCGGCACCGAGGTCTGCCGGCAACTCCGGCAGCGCTCGCACGTGCCGATCATCATGGTCACCGCGCGGGACAGCGAGATCGACAAGGTGGTCGGCCTGGAGATCGGCGCCGACGACTACGTGACCAAACCGTACTCGCCGCGGGAGCTGGTGGCCCGGATCCGGGCGGTGCTGCGCCGGCAGACCGCCGAGGCCGCCGAGTCGGGCGCGCCGACGCTGGCCGCCGGCCCGGTGCGGATGGACATCGAGCGGCACGTGGTGACCGTCGAGGGAGCGGCCGTGCAGCTGCCGCTGAAGGAGTTCGAGCTGCTGGAGCTGCTGCTGCGCAACGCGGGCCGGGTGCTGACCCGGGGGCAGCTGATCGACCGGGTCTGGGGCGCCGACTACGTCGGTGACACCAAGACCCTGGACGTGCACGTCAAGCGGCTGCGCTCGAAGGTCGAGCCGGAGCCGTCCGCGCCGCGTTTCATCGTCACCGTGCGCGGTCTGGGCTACAAGTTCGAGCCGTGA
- a CDS encoding sensor histidine kinase, translated as MVAVALVTGLVAGLLLSGPVRARWRRVASPGSTGSRRSSGRLAIPDDQQAGLPGLGRKTIASLRAGVVVLDPDDVPVLVNPAARAMGLLRTGAAPGSIAAHPLIRTLAGQVRRTGVRREIELDLPRGRDNAGVNPLGVHLRAMGLGAGYIAVEAADVTESHRLARVRRDFVANVSHELKTPIGALQLLAEALVDATEPADEDAAGLSEDMLAARRFAERIQHESTRLGRLVQELLELTRLQGAEPQPPPEPVAVDWVIAEVLDRTRTAAAARRVEVAVEGERGLTVYGSDSQLATAVANLVENAINYSGEDTCVRLTARRAEDVVEIAVTDQGIGIAPTDVDRIFERFYRADQARSRSTGGTGLGLAIVKHIASNHGGRVDVSSTLGGGSTFTLRLPASPPDDLEATLASAGIEAGPAEFRQA; from the coding sequence ATCGTGGCCGTGGCTCTGGTGACCGGACTGGTCGCCGGACTGCTGCTGTCCGGGCCCGTGAGGGCAAGGTGGCGCCGGGTGGCGTCGCCGGGGAGCACCGGCTCCCGCCGGAGCTCAGGGAGGCTCGCGATTCCCGACGACCAGCAGGCCGGGCTCCCCGGGCTCGGCCGCAAGACGATCGCCTCCCTCCGGGCCGGCGTGGTGGTGCTGGACCCGGACGACGTGCCGGTGCTGGTGAACCCGGCCGCCCGGGCGATGGGCCTGCTGCGTACCGGTGCCGCCCCCGGCTCGATCGCCGCGCACCCGCTGATCCGTACCCTGGCCGGCCAGGTGCGGCGGACCGGCGTGCGGCGCGAGATCGAGCTCGACCTGCCGCGGGGCCGCGACAACGCCGGGGTCAACCCGCTCGGCGTGCACCTGCGGGCGATGGGGCTGGGTGCCGGCTACATCGCCGTCGAGGCGGCCGACGTGACCGAGTCGCACCGGCTCGCCCGGGTCCGCCGCGACTTCGTGGCCAACGTCAGCCACGAGCTGAAGACCCCGATCGGTGCCCTCCAGCTGCTCGCCGAGGCGCTGGTCGACGCCACCGAGCCGGCCGACGAGGACGCCGCCGGCCTCTCCGAGGACATGCTGGCGGCCCGCCGGTTCGCCGAGCGGATCCAGCACGAGTCGACCCGGTTGGGCCGGCTGGTGCAGGAGCTGCTGGAACTGACCCGGCTCCAGGGCGCGGAGCCGCAGCCGCCGCCGGAGCCGGTCGCGGTGGACTGGGTGATCGCCGAGGTGCTCGACCGGACCCGGACCGCGGCCGCCGCCCGCCGGGTGGAGGTGGCCGTCGAGGGCGAGCGCGGCCTGACCGTGTACGGCAGCGACAGCCAGCTCGCCACCGCCGTGGCCAACCTGGTGGAGAACGCGATCAACTACTCCGGCGAGGACACCTGCGTACGGCTGACCGCCCGGCGGGCCGAGGACGTCGTCGAGATCGCCGTCACCGACCAGGGCATCGGCATCGCCCCGACCGACGTCGACCGGATCTTCGAGCGCTTCTACCGGGCCGACCAGGCGCGGTCCCGCTCCACCGGCGGCACCGGCCTCGGCCTGGCCATCGTCAAGCACATCGCGAGCAACCATGGCGGTCGGGTGGACGTGTCGAGCACTCTTGGGGGCGGGTCGACGTTCACCCTACGGCTGCCCGCCAGCCCCCCGGACGACCTGGAGGCGACACTCGCCTCCGCTGGGATCGAGGCCGGGCCGGCCGAGTTCCGGCAGGCCTGA
- the phoU gene encoding phosphate signaling complex protein PhoU: MRDEFRADLQIVSQLLVDMAEAIRAAMRQATRALLTADRQAAETVIQRDAEIDELYRHVEERVCDLLARQAPVASDLRAMITALHVAADLERMGDLADHVAKTALRRHPSPAVPAELRAIFTEMAAVADRMAEKIGTVLAKPDADLAAELDRDDDAMDDLHKSLFAVLLGDDWPYGVETAIDGTLLGRFYERFADHAVNAGEHVVYLITGETSPSAG, encoded by the coding sequence ATGCGCGACGAGTTCCGGGCCGACCTCCAGATCGTCAGCCAGCTGCTGGTGGACATGGCGGAGGCCATCCGCGCCGCCATGCGCCAGGCGACCCGCGCCCTGCTCACCGCCGACCGGCAGGCGGCCGAGACGGTGATCCAGCGGGACGCCGAGATCGACGAGCTGTACCGGCACGTCGAGGAGCGGGTCTGCGACCTGCTCGCCCGGCAGGCGCCGGTCGCCTCCGACCTGCGCGCCATGATCACCGCGCTGCACGTCGCGGCCGACCTGGAGCGGATGGGCGACCTGGCCGACCACGTCGCCAAGACGGCCCTGCGCCGGCACCCGTCCCCGGCCGTACCGGCCGAGCTGCGGGCGATCTTCACCGAGATGGCCGCGGTCGCCGACCGGATGGCCGAGAAGATCGGCACGGTGCTGGCCAAGCCCGACGCCGACCTCGCCGCCGAACTGGACCGCGACGACGACGCGATGGACGACCTGCACAAGAGCCTCTTCGCCGTGCTGCTCGGCGACGACTGGCCGTACGGGGTGGAGACGGCGATCGACGGCACCCTGCTCGGTCGCTTCTACGAGCGCTTCGCCGACCACGCGGTGAACGCCGGCGAGCACGTGGTCTATCTGATCACCGGCGAGACCTCGCCCTCGGCGGGCTGA
- a CDS encoding phosphoglyceromutase codes for MTASEGPTVGTLVLLRHGESDWNAKNLFTGWVDVDLTAKGEAEARRGGELLREHSLLPDVVHTSVMRRAIRTAELALNAADRHWIAVRRSWRLNERHYGALQGKNKKQTLEEYGEEQFMLWRRSYDTPPPPIADDDEFSQVGDPRYKLLPTELMPRTECLKDVVERMLPYWYDSIVPDILAGRTVLVAAHGNSLRALVKHLDQISDEAIAKLNIPTGIPLRYDLDPQLRPQTLGGTYLDPEAAKAAAAAVANQGR; via the coding sequence ATGACTGCGAGCGAAGGGCCCACCGTCGGGACGCTGGTCCTGCTGCGGCACGGCGAGAGCGACTGGAACGCGAAGAACCTCTTCACCGGCTGGGTGGACGTCGACCTGACCGCCAAGGGCGAGGCGGAGGCGCGGCGCGGCGGCGAACTGCTGCGCGAGCACAGCCTGCTGCCGGACGTGGTGCACACCAGCGTGATGCGCCGGGCGATCCGCACGGCCGAGCTGGCGCTGAACGCCGCCGACCGGCACTGGATCGCGGTGCGCCGGTCGTGGCGGCTCAACGAGCGCCACTACGGCGCCCTCCAGGGCAAGAACAAGAAGCAGACCCTCGAGGAGTACGGCGAGGAGCAGTTCATGCTCTGGCGCCGCTCCTACGACACCCCGCCGCCGCCGATCGCGGACGACGACGAGTTCTCCCAGGTCGGCGACCCCCGGTACAAGCTGCTGCCCACCGAGCTGATGCCGCGCACGGAGTGCCTCAAGGACGTCGTCGAGCGGATGCTGCCCTACTGGTACGACTCGATCGTGCCGGACATCCTGGCCGGTCGGACGGTGCTGGTGGCGGCGCACGGCAACTCGCTGCGCGCCCTGGTCAAGCACCTCGACCAGATCTCCGACGAGGCGATCGCCAAGCTGAACATCCCCACCGGGATCCCGCTGCGCTACGACCTCGACCCGCAGCTGCGCCCGCAGACCCTGGGCGGCACCTATCTCGACCCGGAGGCCGCGAAGGCCGCCGCCGCCGCGGTCGCCAACCAGGGCCGCTGA